DNA sequence from the Lysinibacillus sp. OF-1 genome:
TTCTCAGTCCTTTTTATTTAATCTTTAATCAAAGTAATTTTGTTAGATCCATTTTATTTTAAGCCATTTGGAATCATTTCTTCCTGTAGCCAATGATCGCTTGTTTGAACATGTTGCGGTCTCACAAATTTTCCTAAATTATAGCGAAAATCATCATAATGGAATGAGGCAGCGTTTCTAATCACATACCCCTCTTGTTCACCATCAAAAATGGATTTACCAGTAAATGTCCGTTTTATTTGTTCTTCATCAAAAATACCCCGATATAAAACGGGTACTGTTTCAATACCTAACTCAGCTGCAAAAGCGACCGTTTCATCCCAACTTAAACAAATATTATCTTCATTCCAAATACTAAATAAATAAAAATAACTTGTTAAGGCTTGATAATAAATGGAATGCTTCGCATACATATTTTCTCCACATAAGCGCCAATCATTAGGAATTCGATACGCAAAACTTGCATGAAATGTTTTTATCCAATGTCTAGAAGGATGATTGGCTGAATGGATGCTTCTGGCATGCATATAGTCTTT
Encoded proteins:
- a CDS encoding RNA ligase family protein, whose product is MTKLMKYPRSFHLPWSRGYTHDDKVAKNVNHFIGKEVVVTEKLDGEGTTLYKDYMHARSIHSANHPSRHWIKTFHASFAYRIPNDWRLCGENMYAKHSIYYQALTSYFYLFSIWNEDNICLSWDETVAFAAELGIETVPVLYRGIFDEEQIKRTFTGKSIFDGEQEGYVIRNAASFHYDDFRYNLGKFVRPQHVQTSDHWLQEEMIPNGLK